A genomic stretch from Lathyrus oleraceus cultivar Zhongwan6 chromosome 2, CAAS_Psat_ZW6_1.0, whole genome shotgun sequence includes:
- the LOC127122879 gene encoding uncharacterized protein LOC127122879 has product MENFMTAQAQQNKDFTNKNAHTSEIMKQLASKLDAMATHNKMLETQIFHVAQQQVTIAVPVGTFPGQQQPNPKGHANAITLRSGTKLDEPIDPGLQNPTMYQNSGKGTKKVNEPTHDGKEDKNGESEDKETPYVPSPPYKPLIPYPQRLAKSKNEGQFKKFVQLLK; this is encoded by the coding sequence atggaaaactttatgACTGCTCAAGCTCAACAAAACAAAGATTTCACAAATAAAAATGCTCATACGAGTGAAATCATGAAACAATTGGCAAGTAAACTTGATGCCATGGCTACCCATAATAAAATGTTAGAAACCCAGATTTTCCATGTAGCCCAACAACAAGTAACAATAGCAGTCCCAGTTGGAACATTTCCTGGTCAACAACAACCTAACCCAAAGGGCCATGCTAATGCTATTACACTACGAAGTGGGACAAAATTAGATGAACCAATTGACCCAGGACTCCAAAATCCAACCATGTATCAAAACTCTGGTAAAGGAACTAAAAAGGTAAACGAACCAACCCATGATGGAAAGGAAGACAAAAATGGAGAGTCAGAAGATAAAGAAACACCTTATGTGCCTTCTCCACCCTACAAACCACTTATAccttatcctcaaagacttgCTAAGTCCAAAAATGAAGGACAATTTAAGAAATTCGTACAACTTCTGAAGTAG